The following coding sequences are from one Saccopteryx bilineata isolate mSacBil1 chromosome 3, mSacBil1_pri_phased_curated, whole genome shotgun sequence window:
- the LOC136330766 gene encoding histone H2A type 2-A, with translation MSGRGKQGGKARAKAKSRSSRAGLQFPVGRVHRLLRKGNYAERVGAGAPVYMAAVLEYLTAEILELAGNAARDNKKTRIIPRHLQLAIRNDEELNKLLGKVTIAQGGVLPNIQAVLLPKKTESHHKAKGK, from the coding sequence ATGTCTGGTCGTGGCAAGCAGGGAGGCAAGGCTCGAGCAAAGGCGAAGTCCCGTTCGTCCCGCGCTGGCCTTCAGTTTCCCGTGGGGCGTGTGCACCGCCTTCTGCGCAAAGGCAACTACGCGGAGCGGGTGGGCGCTGGCGCTCCCGTCTACATGGCGGCGGTGTTGGAGTACCTGACAGCCGAGATCCTGGAGCTGGCGGGCAATGCCGCCCGGGACAATAAGAAGACGCGTATCATTCCTCGTCATCTGCAGCTGGCCATTCGCAACGATGAGGAGCTGAATAAGCTGCTGGGCAAAGTCACCATCGCCCAGGGCGGCGTCCTGCCCAACATTCAGGCTGTGCTGCTCCCGAAGAAGACGGAGAGCCACCACAAGGCAAAGGGCAAGTGA
- the LOC136330767 gene encoding histone H2B type 2-E translates to MPEPAKSAPAPKKGSKKAVTKAQKKDGKKRKRSRKESYSIYVYKVLKQVHPDTGISSKAMGIMNSFVNDIFERIAGEASRLAHYNKRSTITSREIQTAVRLLLPGELAKHAVSEGTKAVTKYTSSK, encoded by the coding sequence ATGCCTGAGCCGGCGAAATCCGCCCCGGCGCCTAAGAAAGGCTCTAAGAAAGCGGTCACCAAAGCCCAGAAGAAGGATGGCAAGAAGCGGAAGCGCAGTCGGAAGGAGAGCTACTCCATCTACGTGTACAAGGTGCTTAAGCAGGTGCACCCAGACACCGGCATCTCTTCCAAGGCCATGGGCATCATGAACTCCTTCGTAAACGACATCTTTGAGCGCATCGCCGGCGAGGCCTCCCGCCTGGCGCATTACAACAAGCGCTCCACCATCACCTCCCGGGAGATCCAGACGGCCGTGCGCCTGCTGCTGCCCGGCGAGCTGGCCAAGCACGCCGTGTCCGAAGGCACCAAGGCCGTCACCAAGTACACCAGCTCCAAGTGA